Within the Candidatus Babeliaceae bacterium genome, the region ATTTTTTTGCTTTCTTGTATATAGGCAATGATCGCATCGGCAATAATTTGAGCGAGCTTTTGTTTGTAAGCTGTCGATAGAAAATTTTTTTCAACTTCAGAATGAGTTATATAATCAAGTTCTATAAGTACAGCAGGGCAAGACAGGTTTCTTAAAACATTAAATCGGGCTTGTCGTATGCCGCGGTCTCGGATATTAAGATTACCCATGGTGCCCAACCAGTCCTGTTCTGTGTTATGGGCAAGCGCCTGATGAATGTATGCAGCTAAGATGTATGATCGTGTGGAAAACTTTTTTTCAAAGGGGATAAAAAGCTCAAAGCCTCGCATTGCTTTACTTCCAGAATTTGCATGAAGTGAAATTACTATATCAGGCTTCTGGTCTTTTATAATTTTAGATCGTTCTGTAAGATCTGTAGTGAGATGATGTGTATAAAAAACTTTTTCTTGAGCATCAGTTATAGCATCAGGATTAAAATGAGTGTTTTTATCAAGTTGCTTATTAAAATGCCGGTCTGTCGTTCGCGAATAAACAGGCGTTATGTTTCGCTTCTTCAGTAACGCACCTATGCGATGGGCAATATCAAGCGTTATGTCTTTTTCTAATAATTTTTTACTAAAACTGACGCATCCGTCGAATGCCCCGCCGTGACCAGGGTCCAATAAGACAGTAACGCCATAGCAATAGTTACTTATTATAAAAAATAAAAATATTTTACGCATATCTGCCCCTAGGTATACGTTACGCATGGTTATTTATTTAATTTAATAATAGCAATTATTTATATATTTTAACAAGAAAATAATTAATTTTTCTCACCAGCTCATCGGGGTGCCGTCGTAATTATAAAAAAATTGCTTAAGCGAAGATATCGTCTTTGAGGCGCTCTTTTCTATAACATTAATCATGCCTGACACGCTGGTATTTACTTCTATTTCAGCGTTTGGACCACCCATGGCTGTTTTAACATGACCAGGATGAAATAATAATGTCTTTACGCCGCCGTCATGTGTTTCTAAGGCAATCTTACTCATAATAATATTAAGGGCTGCTTTGCCGGCGCTATAAGCAAAAGTACTTTCCAGCTCTTTTCCCGTTGATAATATATAAGAAATGCTGCCCCGGCGGCTACTGATAGCCACCAACGTTTTTAAAGAACTGCTTGCTACATGATTCATAAAATGCTTGGTAACTAATAATGGACCGATAGCGTTAACAGTAAAGACTGCAATCATGGTATCAGCAGTAATATGTTCTAAGTCTTGATCGCTCCCAAAGATACCGGCGTTATTAATAAGAATATCAATTTTTTCATTAATGAGTTGCTGGGCAACTTGGGCAATATTATTCTCTTGAGTTATATCCATAGGAATACGTTTGATGTTTGGATAATTTTGAGCAAGCTCTTCGAGTTCGTGAGTATCTCCACCAGGGAGATAGGTAGCAAAAACCTTATACTTTTTATGAGCGTATTGTCGTACAAATTCTAAGCCAATACCTCTATTTGCTCCCGTAATCAACACTGAATATACCATGAAAAACCCCTTATTCTTAAGCATAATCGTTTTCTATGTCAACAATTCCTAATTTATTGACATAGAAAATATCAATTCCAATATTATAATGTCTGATAATTTTTGAAAGCTTCAATTTAAACAAAACACTTATATTTTGACATAAGAAACATCTTAGTTTTAAAGTTAATATTATATCAATAATCACTTTTTTCTTTCTTCTATACCTATAAATCTTTATGCATCATTTTTCTACACGCTTCAAAAAATACTCTAATATAATTTTATAATTTTTTAGTTAAAAAAATCAACACTATTAAGAATAATGCATTAAATTAAAAAGTCTGATAATTATAAAATTTATAAAAATACACATAAAAAACAAATTTAACTATAAATGGTGGTGAGTTGTTGTATCGATTAAAATATCAAGACATGACAAAAAGATTTGGCAAAACTCATTCTTGTTATCGTTTTTTTAAAAAAATTTTGATCAAAAATATTGAAAAAACGACCGCAAAAGTATTATTATATAATAGTCATCAATAAGTATTTTTGATCTAGGGGAAATATGAAAATTAGAATAATAATTTTATTGTCGCCAATCATGATCAATGCAAGTACGCTGCGCATAACTAATTTGGCAAAAACGCCAATAATCTTCGACTATCAAAGCGCAGGAAAAAAAGAGCTCAAGCCATTAGAAATTGGATCCAAGCAAGCAAGAAAAATTCGTCCGAGGCCCCACGGTATCAATACCGTTTCTTGGTCATATAAAATGCAAGCAAACAAAAATAACGCTACAACATATAGCGTCCCATTAGAAGTCTCGCCGATTAGAACGGGAGGCCGTTTGATTATATATGATGATGGTAAATATTATTATTCGATTGATAAAAAATATATGCAAGCAAGTTCTTTTTAAACCGTACCTAGAAAGGGGAATTCTATGTATAAACGTACTATACTATACAGCATCTTACTGATTGCACTGCAGATGCACGCACTACAAGTGCCATTTGCCGACGGAGCAATCATCATAACTCCTATTACTACTGCATCATGGGGAAGCGGATTTCAGGGAGAGATACAGATCGTTAATAATTCTTCTGCGTCTTGGAATAATTGGGGTTTTAGTTTTACACTCAATAATCAACTGACTAGTTTATGGGGTGCAAGTTTTTCTGTGCAACCAAATAATGTATACCTGGTCACCGCACCTTCTTGGCAAAGCACATTAATGGCGGGTGGCCAAACAAGTGTCGGCTTTGTAGCAACCGGTGCGTTGCACACACCACAAAATTTTATACTTACTGGAATTACTAATCCAACCGGCCCAACAGGCGCTACTGGAGTAACAGGTGCAACGGGCATAACCGGATCTACTGGCATAACTGGTGTTACCGGGTCTACTGGAGTCACCGGGCCTACCGGCAGCACCGGCGTAACAGGAAGTACGGGTGTGACTGGTACTACTGGCACAACAAGCGGGGCTTTTAAAGTTGTTGGTTATTTTCCAAACTGGGCAATATATAGAACACCGTCGGCGTTTAAACCTATTAATGTTAACGTACAATTGCTCACTCACTTAAATTATGCCTTTGGTAATTATGATACCAATGGGAATATTCTTCTTTTTGACTCATGGGCAGACACGGGATATACCGATGCATACACGTCATCGTCTCAGCCGTATGCGGGCAACTTTGGTCAACTATACAATATTAAACAGCAGCATCCACATCTAAAAACTATTCTCTCTGTCGGCGGCTGGACATTATCAAATAATTTTTCACCTATGGCGGCCAACCCACAAGCGCGCGCAAACTTTGTGCATAATTGTATAAAATTCTGCGAGCAATATTCATTTGATGGGATAGATATTGACTGGGAATATCCTGCGTACGCGCCACAAGGGGGCAATCCTCAGGATACCCAAAACTTTACGTCATTAATGCAAGAATTGGGAACTGCATTTAAAGCACATTCACCGCAACTTATTCTTACCTTTGCTGCACCTGCAGGCCCTTGGAATTATACAAATATTGAATTATCAAAAATTCATCCTTATGTTGATTGGATCAATATAATGGCGTACGATTATCATGGCCCTTGGGGAGACCCTACAACCGGCTTACTCTCACCACTCTATGCGCCAGACTCTGCTGATGCACTCTTAAATGGCGATAGCTGTATTAATTATTATCTGTCGCAGGGGGTGCCGGCATCAAAACTTGTTCTGGGGATGCCATTGTACGGAAGATCGTACGCTGGTGCCAACTCAACTCCGGACGGTCTCTTTAGTACGTATACAGGAGCTGGTCATGGAACGGTAGTGCAACTTCCAAATACATCAGAAGCCGGTGTTGTTTTCTTCTCTGATATAAAACAGCATTTACTTTCGACGTATAATCAATACTGGAACGCACTTGGCCAAGTGCCCTATCTTCATAATCCAGCAAATGCTGAGTTTATCAGTTATGAAAATGAAACATCATTGGGCATTAAGGCACAATATATAAAACAAAAAGGTCTTGGCGGCGCTATGGTCTGGGATTTGAGTAATGACACTATCCCTGCATTTGACGCCCTCACCGCTATTAATAATAATTTAAAGTAACTAAACACAAAGGGGAGCCGGAGGCTCCCCTTGCACTCATAATTTATATAGTTTTAAAAATCAATAATCGAAAACTTTAATCCAGGCTTACTCCCGGGTGTTTCATCGTGCATGGTATACGCAAAAATATCCGCGTCTTGATGATGATGGATTTTAAAGCCAAAAGGATGCTCAGGAATTGTATCAATATCGAGTACTTTTCCCAAAATTGATCCTGATCCAACAACTTTTACATGGGTAAGAACGGTACTACCGCTACTCGGAATAATCTCAAATTTTTTTGGCGGAATATTCATATGTACCGTTGTCGTCGCATCATCTCTGACAATAGTACAAACGGCATCAATAGAGTCAGACGTGTTATTATGAATATATGCAAAGACAGCAACGGCCCGCTGTACGCACAACAACAAATATAGTATTAACAATTTTTTCATGCTTACTCCCAATTATAACGTTTTGTTTTTTAACGTCGTTAATTATAGATTAATCACAAAAATATACCAACCATTAAAAATTAATTATTTTTATAATTATGATCTTGCCGCTTGAAACGTATCAACAAGTCAAAGACGCTTTGCAATAAAGAGAGAGTTGGCATTCACCAACTCTCTCTTCTGTAAAACAAGTACAAATATCTTTTTATTTTGCTTTTAAGTTTTCCAAATATTTTTTAAAATTCAAGAAATATTTTTTTTCGTTATGAAACTCAGGATCTGATTCTTCACGGAAACGAATCGAGTCTTCGATGCTCCCGTCAACATCATGAGAAAATTGGACGATTCCAACCTGACTTTCGTCTGTTTCAGCAGAGTATAAAATCAAGACTTTGTTGGTGCTGGCGGGAAGCGCAAGGTATTTATAATATATTTTATTATCTTCGTAATGCTTAAATGCCAATAGTGCAAAACAAAAATCTCCTATTTTCGACAAATGAAATTCTCTTGCGGGCAATTCCATCTCGTCACAATCATGATTAAATTCTACAAATGGTTGTTCTGACCTAGGAATGGATTTAAAATATTCAGAAATAAATTTCCGCTTAATAAACTCATAACGGGAAACATCATCAGAGTTATATTTATGATTTAAAATTGCTGGTACCCATTTTCCATAATTAGATTCAGGCAAAGCATTTTCTTCGCACAACTTCATTTCTTTTTCATTAACCAAATAAAATTTTTTAGCGGTCCGATTATAAAAAGTAACTTTTACCGTTTCTTCTTCTGTACAAGCCGAAATACTACTTAATAATAACGCTGATAATGTAGCCGTTTTTAAAATTAACTTTTTCATAATTTATAACCTTTTTTTAATATTCTAACTATTATACTTATATACTCTATGTTATATTTTTTCAAAAAATTGTCAAACTGCACTTTGCTAGGCTAGTGCATCCCTTGAAATGTTTTTACAGCCTTCCTGATACTCAGGGCGCTTAATGCGCCAATACCGGCATACATCCCAATCTTATAAGATGTTATAAATTTTCCAGAAATACATTTTTGCATCAATGTATTATCACTAGTATCATCCTTAGGATCTGCTTCAAAAAATAAATTTCCAGTTGGGCGCATATCGCGGAGGTGGTTAAGAGCTTCTAAACCACTCGTTACACATATTCCAAAAGATGCCCACTTTGTTAAAAAACTCGCCTGAGGAGAAATCGCAAAAGATTGCGCTGCGGACTGAAGAGTATAACAAAAAGCAAAGCCCGCTAAAGGACCCGCTGTCGTTACTAAAAAATCTTTCTTGACCGGCGTCCTTTGAGACTGTCCTGCAAATGTTGTATCACCATCAAGCAGTACTGGTTTTAAAATTTCACCCAGATATACTTCAACAGGGCCTATTGAGAGTTTTGCAGCTGATGATTTTCCAACTTCTGGCTCACCAATTGATATTTTTTCAACTTTTTTTCCAAATAAAAAACCGATTGAAACGTGTCCAAATTCATGAGCAAGTAAACCGAATGTACCAAGGACTCTGGCCCCCACGTATACACATCCCATCGCCAATAAAGCTTGAGGTATATTATTATAATCAACGCTCGCGTACGTTTGATTGCCAGCAAAAGAAAACATTGTTAGTAAAATAATTTTTTTCACAATTTCACCATTAATTTTTATATATTGTTTAACATTAATTATAATCGATTAATTCTATTTGCCAAATAGCTTATTATAATGCTCTACATAAGGCTGCATGGATGAATCGATAGCGTTTTCAGCGATACCTTTGCTCTTTAAAAACTCTTGTATATACATAATAGTGTCGGGAACTGATGGATGCTCGCTAGCGGCAGCCTTTTCAGGGGTTTCAAAGCCACGACTATGGCAAACTTGTAAGTACGCTAGACGTTCATAAATACCATCTGTTTTGTTGAGATTGTGCAGCAAAGAACAGGCTAGCAAATCAGCTTCTTTTTCTTGCACTCGCAATTCTTCCAGAGAAAGAGGCTTTTCATTTTTTATGGTCCAATGCTTAAGCGCAATATGAGAGCATTCATGAGCAAGTGCAAAAGACTTGCAACCTTGGTGTTGATCTTCATTAATCCATATATGCCATGCAGTGGCACACGTATTTTCTGATGCCTTTACTCGTATCAACCAGCGCAATGGAACATCCAATGTGTCTAAAAACTCCTGAGCAAGCATAGTTGCTTCTTCAGAAGCTGACGCCGTGCCTGATTTTTCTACTAGAGTAATGTAACTTTTATTAAAAATCATGTTAAAATACGGCATGTATTTTTGAATATTATCTTCTATAATTTGATCAGAAAGCCCTTTGTTCTTCAAAAATTCTTTCATATACTCAACGTTTTCTTGCAACGATGGATGATCATCAAGAGCCGCTTTTTCAGAGGTTTCCCAATTATTATCAACGCCAAATTGCAAATTGGCTATTCTTTGATAAATAGTTTCTATCTTATCTAAGTTATATAGTACGGTACACGCTAAAAGATCAGCTTCTTTTTCTTGTTCTCGTAACTGTTCTATAGAAAGCTCGTTACTATCATCATTTCTCTTATTATAATGATCTGCTGCAACGTGACCGGATTCATGCGCTACAACAAATTCTAATGGACCCAATATTCTATGATTAGTATTAATAAAAATGTCTTTATCAGTAGCATAACTCACGTCGTCAGTAAGCTGTACACTAACTTCTTGCCAGGCTGGATGATCAAGCTGTTGCAAAAACGTATGTACAGATGCCGTACAGGACTCTATAGTGTGAGGCGTAGCATGATAATAAGCGCTCTTTTTTTGATGAGTATACCAATGAGCACCTAAAGCCAAGCCTGTTAAACCGACCAGCACACCTAATAATATTTTTCTAGAATAATTATAAGAAATAACCATAGTAACTCTCCATTTTTTAATTTTTATTTGTATTTAATAACAAGTATATTACAATGAGAAATATTGTCAATTGAGGGCAAAATATATTGTGTAATATGGCAATACTCGTATACTAAATAAGACAGATAGAGAGATATATTTTCAGGGTTGCACAGTAAAGGTTATATGATTCTCGTTATTCTCATCAATGCACTTTTTTCATTAGTATTCCCATTAGGACAGATTGCCTTGCGCTCCTGTCCTCCTTTTTTTATCATCGGTTTGCGCATGCTCTTAGGAGGCACGCTTTTGCTTGGCTATTGGCTCCTGAGGGGCGAAAAACAAGCATTTACCAAAAGTTTTATATGGCATGTT harbors:
- a CDS encoding SDR family oxidoreductase, whose protein sequence is MVYSVLITGANRGIGLEFVRQYAHKKYKVFATYLPGGDTHELEELAQNYPNIKRIPMDITQENNIAQVAQQLINEKIDILINNAGIFGSDQDLEHITADTMIAVFTVNAIGPLLVTKHFMNHVASSSLKTLVAISSRRGSISYILSTGKELESTFAYSAGKAALNIIMSKIALETHDGGVKTLLFHPGHVKTAMGGPNAEIEVNTSVSGMINVIEKSASKTISSLKQFFYNYDGTPMSW
- a CDS encoding glycosyl hydrolase family 18 protein, which encodes MYKRTILYSILLIALQMHALQVPFADGAIIITPITTASWGSGFQGEIQIVNNSSASWNNWGFSFTLNNQLTSLWGASFSVQPNNVYLVTAPSWQSTLMAGGQTSVGFVATGALHTPQNFILTGITNPTGPTGATGVTGATGITGSTGITGVTGSTGVTGPTGSTGVTGSTGVTGTTGTTSGAFKVVGYFPNWAIYRTPSAFKPINVNVQLLTHLNYAFGNYDTNGNILLFDSWADTGYTDAYTSSSQPYAGNFGQLYNIKQQHPHLKTILSVGGWTLSNNFSPMAANPQARANFVHNCIKFCEQYSFDGIDIDWEYPAYAPQGGNPQDTQNFTSLMQELGTAFKAHSPQLILTFAAPAGPWNYTNIELSKIHPYVDWINIMAYDYHGPWGDPTTGLLSPLYAPDSADALLNGDSCINYYLSQGVPASKLVLGMPLYGRSYAGANSTPDGLFSTYTGAGHGTVVQLPNTSEAGVVFFSDIKQHLLSTYNQYWNALGQVPYLHNPANAEFISYENETSLGIKAQYIKQKGLGGAMVWDLSNDTIPAFDALTAINNNLK
- a CDS encoding ImmA/IrrE family metallo-endopeptidase, producing MVISYNYSRKILLGVLVGLTGLALGAHWYTHQKKSAYYHATPHTIESCTASVHTFLQQLDHPAWQEVSVQLTDDVSYATDKDIFINTNHRILGPLEFVVAHESGHVAADHYNKRNDDSNELSIEQLREQEKEADLLACTVLYNLDKIETIYQRIANLQFGVDNNWETSEKAALDDHPSLQENVEYMKEFLKNKGLSDQIIEDNIQKYMPYFNMIFNKSYITLVEKSGTASASEEATMLAQEFLDTLDVPLRWLIRVKASENTCATAWHIWINEDQHQGCKSFALAHECSHIALKHWTIKNEKPLSLEELRVQEKEADLLACSLLHNLNKTDGIYERLAYLQVCHSRGFETPEKAAASEHPSVPDTIMYIQEFLKSKGIAENAIDSSMQPYVEHYNKLFGK
- a CDS encoding site-2 protease family protein, with amino-acid sequence MKKIILLTMFSFAGNQTYASVDYNNIPQALLAMGCVYVGARVLGTFGLLAHEFGHVSIGFLFGKKVEKISIGEPEVGKSSAAKLSIGPVEVYLGEILKPVLLDGDTTFAGQSQRTPVKKDFLVTTAGPLAGFAFCYTLQSAAQSFAISPQASFLTKWASFGICVTSGLEALNHLRDMRPTGNLFFEADPKDDTSDNTLMQKCISGKFITSYKIGMYAGIGALSALSIRKAVKTFQGMH
- a CDS encoding N-acetylmuramoyl-L-alanine amidase codes for the protein MRKIFLFFIISNYCYGVTVLLDPGHGGAFDGCVSFSKKLLEKDITLDIAHRIGALLKKRNITPVYSRTTDRHFNKQLDKNTHFNPDAITDAQEKVFYTHHLTTDLTERSKIIKDQKPDIVISLHANSGSKAMRGFELFIPFEKKFSTRSYILAAYIHQALAHNTEQDWLGTMGNLNIRDRGIRQARFNVLRNLSCPAVLIELDYITHSEVEKNFLSTAYKQKLAQIIADAIIAYIQESKKI